The Maylandia zebra isolate NMK-2024a linkage group LG7, Mzebra_GT3a, whole genome shotgun sequence genome contains a region encoding:
- the garnl3 gene encoding GTPase-activating Rap/Ran-GAP domain-like protein 3 isoform X4 produces the protein MNSEKNVYLGKDKGIMRKRALLLRKGCSFEISSSASEDLGCRRGDFSRKHYGSVELLISSDADGAIQRAGRFRVENGSSDETLDYTPGTWRRTDVHLENPEYHTRWFFKYFLGKVHQNYVGTDAEKNPFYLSVVLSDQNNQRVPQYRAILWRKTGTLKISLPYSPTKTLSVKSILSAMNMDRFEKGPREILNPEIQKDLLVLEEQEGSVNFKFGVLYAKDGQLTDDEMFSNETGSENFDKFLSLLGDTITLQGWAGYRGGLDTKNDTTGIKSIYTVYQGHELMFHVSTMLPYSKENKQQVERKRHIGNDIVTIVFQEGDDASSSFKPSMIRSHFTHIFALVRYNSQNDSYRLKIFSEESVPLFGPPLPSPPVFTDHQEFRDFLLVKLINGEKATLETPTFAQKRQRTLDMLIRSLYQDLMPDLHKVPFSPQNMLNRRSFSDVLPESPKSARKKEEARQAEFVRIGQALKLKTIVRGDAPTSLVTTGLCRKEPWESQLFCSTFPYDIVCADSWGQSVLVATDAAGVMLLDGPDPAGLGIEPQSLPPVHVFDRTMVVKQMHVLEPQDLLITRTDKGKDARLYVFRLSTIKKGLEERQLIRGKCDSRENKLEKTKGCHLYSINTHHGSELRIVAAIRNKLLLITRKHPRFSAVATGADSPVEEFQYIREICLCDPPVVMSLVDGPTGENDNMICVAYKHQFDLINESTGDAYRLHHAEANRVNFVAAIDVYEDGEAGLLLCYNYICYYKKVCPFNGSTPMIQSNTSDFHFSWNQMPNAIVCAFPYILAFTTDSIEIRLVVNGNLVYTAVVPELQLAASRSDIYFVSSAPVSSASNCSSRDTSSQSSPQTPTGYEMPMFPSPLGDGEATCKHIFKIPLCNLVGRSIERPLKSPLVNKVLTTPAPTMVAPAPLISATHSLSLSRMEIKEIASRTRKELLGLTEEPSGKSDSGSVKQRKMSKKNTEDEPKVRALTSTNSDRLASQSSEVDQDVQLHCSSSSEAEPEKAVLQPESPPLTSAFSLSTSFEEDVLDLK, from the exons CCACACCAGATGGTTCTTTAAATACTTTTTGGGAAAAG TCCACCAAAATTATGTGGGCACGGATGCAGAGAAGAATCCCTTCTACCTATCGGTGGTCCTCTCGGACCAGAACAACCAACGTGTTCCCCAGTACCGAGCCATCCTCTGGAGAAAGACG GGGACTCTGAAGATTTCCCTTCCCTACAGCCCAACAAAAACACTATCAGTCAAGTCCATACTAAG TGCAATGAACATGGACAGGTTTGAGAAAGGCCCCAGGGAAATCCTCAACCCAGAGATTCAGAAG GACCTGTTGGTGTTGGAGGAACAGGAG GGTTCTGTCAATTTTAAGTTTGGTGTGCTGTATGCCAAAGatggacagctcacagatgaCGAGATGTTTAGTAATg AGACGGGAAGTGAGAACTTCGACAAGTTTCTCAGTCTGCTGGGTGATACCATTACACTGCAGGGATGGGCAGGTTACCGAGGAGGGTTAGACACCAAGA atgacactacaggaATTAAGTCCATCTACACAGTGTATCAAGGTCATGAGCTCATGTTCCACGTCTCCACGATGTTACCCTACTCTAAAGAGAACAAACAGCAG GTGGAGAGAAAGAGGCACATTGGAAATGACATTGTTACCATAGTATTCCAGGAAGGCGATGATGCCTCGTCATCCTTCAAGCCGTCTATGATCCGATCACACTTCACCC ATATTTTTGCATTAGTTAGGTACAATAGCCAGAATGACAGTTACAG GTTAAAGATCTTCTCAGAGGAAAGCGTTCCACTGTTTGGACCCCCTCTCCCATCCCCGCCTGTATTTACCGATCACCAAGAATTCAGGGACTTTTTATTAGTCAAAT TAATCAATGGAGAGAAAGCCACACTGGAGACACCGACGTTTGCCCAGAAGCGTCAGCGGACCCTCGACATGCTGATCCGCTCGCTCTATCAAGACCTCATGCCTGACCTGCACAAG GTTCCCTTTTCTCCCCAGAACATGTTAAACAGACGGTCCTTCAGCGATGTGTTGCCCGAGTCTCCAAAGTCGGCACGTAAGAAGGAGGAGGCACGCCAGGCTGAGTTTGTCAGAATAGGGCAG GCCCTCAAGCTGAAGACCATAGTGAGAGGCGATGCGCCGACTAGCCTCGTCACCACAGGCTTGTGCAGAAAAGAA CCATGGGAGTCCCAGTTGTTCTGCAGCACATTCCCCTATGATATCGTGTGCGCTGACTCCTGGGGTCAGTCAGTGCTGGTTGCCACAGACGCAGCAGGGGTCATGCTGCTCGATG GCCCTGATCCAGCAGGGTTAGGCATTG AGCCACAGAGCCTTCCCCCAGTGCACGTGTTCGACAGAACCATGGTGGTGAAGCAGATGCACGTTCTCGAGCCTCAGGACCTGCTTATCACCCGCACTGACAAAG gaAAGGATGCTCGGCTTTATGTGTTCAGACTCAGCACAATCAAGAAAGGCCTGGAGGAGAGGCAACTAATCAGGGGCAAGTGCGACAGCCGGGAAAACAAACTGGAGAAAACGAAAG GTTGCCATTTGTACTCTATTAACACCCACCACGGCTCAGAGCTGAGGATAGTAGCAGCCATCAGGAACAAACTCCTCCTCATCACCAGGAAACATCCGCGTTTCAGCGCCGTCGCCACAGGAGCGGATTCTCCAGTGGAGGAGTTTCAGTACATACGG GAGATCTGTCTGTGCGACCCGCCGGTGGTGATGTCGCTGGTGGACGGTCCAACCGGGGAAAATGATAATATGATTTGTGTGGCCTACAAACATCAATTTGACCTGATCAATGAGAGCACTGGAGATGCCTACCGGCTTCATCACGCAGAGGCCAACAGG GTAAATTTTGTAGCGGCCATTGATGTGTATGAAGACGGGGAGGCaggtctgctgttgtgttacaACT ATATTTGTTACTATAAGAAAGTTTGTCCGTTTAACGGCTCCACACCGATGATCCAGTCCAACACCTCGGATTTCCACTTCAGCTGGAACCAGATGCCTAATGCTATTG TTTGTGCATTTCCTTACATCCTGGCCTTCACCACGGACTCCATTGAGATTCGACTAGTGGTCAATGGCAATCTTGTGTACACAGCAGTGGTCCCGGAGCTGCAGCTGGCTGCTTCGCGG TCAGACATTTATTTCGTTTCATCGGCTCCAGTGAGCTCAGCCTCCAACTGCAGTTCGAGAGACACCAGTTCCCAGAGTTCCCCACAGACGCCCACCGGCTATGAGATGCCCATGTTCCCCTCGCCGCTCGGCGATG GTGAAGCGACATGCAAGCACATTTTTAAGATCCCTCTGTGTAACTTGGTGGGCCGCAGCATCGAAAGACCCCTGAAGTCCCCTCTGGTCAACAAAGTGCTGACGACACCAGCCCCCACCATGGTGGCCCCAGCTCCCCTCATCTCTGCAACACACTCGCTTTCCTTATCCCGCATGGAGATCAAAGAAATAGCCAGTCGCACACGGAAGGAGCTGCTGG GCTTGACAGAGGAACCAAGTGGGAAATCAGACAGCGGATCAGTGAAACAGAGAAAGATGAGCAAAAAGAACACAGAGGACGAGCCCAAAGTACGAGCGCTGACGTCCACAAACAGCGACAG GCTAGCCTCACAGTCCAGCGAAGTGGATCAGGATGTCCAGCTGCACTGTTCATCCAGTTCGGAGGCGGAGCCAGAGAAGGCGGTGCTGCAGCCAGAGAGCCCGCCCCTTACCAGTGCGTTCTCCCTCTCCACATCCTTCGAAGAAGATGTCTTGGACCTAAAGTGA
- the garnl3 gene encoding GTPase-activating Rap/Ran-GAP domain-like protein 3 isoform X3: MSSVDPSSNKLLTFNQRSASEDLGCRRGDFSRKHYGSVELLISSDADGAIQRAGRFRVENGSSDETLDYTPGTWRRTDVHLENPEYHTRWFFKYFLGKVHQNYVGTDAEKNPFYLSVVLSDQNNQRVPQYRAILWRKTGTLKISLPYSPTKTLSVKSILSAMNMDRFEKGPREILNPEIQKDLLVLEEQEGSVNFKFGVLYAKDGQLTDDEMFSNETGSENFDKFLSLLGDTITLQGWAGYRGGLDTKNDTTGIKSIYTVYQGHELMFHVSTMLPYSKENKQQVERKRHIGNDIVTIVFQEGDDASSSFKPSMIRSHFTHIFALVRYNSQNDSYRLKIFSEESVPLFGPPLPSPPVFTDHQEFRDFLLVKLINGEKATLETPTFAQKRQRTLDMLIRSLYQDLMPDLHKVPFSPQNMLNRRSFSDVLPESPKSARKKEEARQAEFVRIGQALKLKTIVRGDAPTSLVTTGLCRKEPWESQLFCSTFPYDIVCADSWGQSVLVATDAAGVMLLDGPDPAGLGIEPQSLPPVHVFDRTMVVKQMHVLEPQDLLITRTDKGKDARLYVFRLSTIKKGLEERQLIRGKCDSRENKLEKTKGCHLYSINTHHGSELRIVAAIRNKLLLITRKHPRFSAVATGADSPVEEFQYIREICLCDPPVVMSLVDGPTGENDNMICVAYKHQFDLINESTGDAYRLHHAEANRVNFVAAIDVYEDGEAGLLLCYNYICYYKKVCPFNGSTPMIQSNTSDFHFSWNQMPNAIVCAFPYILAFTTDSIEIRLVVNGNLVYTAVVPELQLAASRSDIYFVSSAPVSSASNCSSRDTSSQSSPQTPTGYEMPMFPSPLGDDSIRIPYGTKLSLYMSKDAEGEATCKHIFKIPLCNLVGRSIERPLKSPLVNKVLTTPAPTMVAPAPLISATHSLSLSRMEIKEIASRTRKELLGLTEEPSGKSDSGSVKQRKMSKKNTEDEPKVRALTSTNSDRLASQSSEVDQDVQLHCSSSSEAEPEKAVLQPESPPLTSAFSLSTSFEEDVLDLK, encoded by the exons CCACACCAGATGGTTCTTTAAATACTTTTTGGGAAAAG TCCACCAAAATTATGTGGGCACGGATGCAGAGAAGAATCCCTTCTACCTATCGGTGGTCCTCTCGGACCAGAACAACCAACGTGTTCCCCAGTACCGAGCCATCCTCTGGAGAAAGACG GGGACTCTGAAGATTTCCCTTCCCTACAGCCCAACAAAAACACTATCAGTCAAGTCCATACTAAG TGCAATGAACATGGACAGGTTTGAGAAAGGCCCCAGGGAAATCCTCAACCCAGAGATTCAGAAG GACCTGTTGGTGTTGGAGGAACAGGAG GGTTCTGTCAATTTTAAGTTTGGTGTGCTGTATGCCAAAGatggacagctcacagatgaCGAGATGTTTAGTAATg AGACGGGAAGTGAGAACTTCGACAAGTTTCTCAGTCTGCTGGGTGATACCATTACACTGCAGGGATGGGCAGGTTACCGAGGAGGGTTAGACACCAAGA atgacactacaggaATTAAGTCCATCTACACAGTGTATCAAGGTCATGAGCTCATGTTCCACGTCTCCACGATGTTACCCTACTCTAAAGAGAACAAACAGCAG GTGGAGAGAAAGAGGCACATTGGAAATGACATTGTTACCATAGTATTCCAGGAAGGCGATGATGCCTCGTCATCCTTCAAGCCGTCTATGATCCGATCACACTTCACCC ATATTTTTGCATTAGTTAGGTACAATAGCCAGAATGACAGTTACAG GTTAAAGATCTTCTCAGAGGAAAGCGTTCCACTGTTTGGACCCCCTCTCCCATCCCCGCCTGTATTTACCGATCACCAAGAATTCAGGGACTTTTTATTAGTCAAAT TAATCAATGGAGAGAAAGCCACACTGGAGACACCGACGTTTGCCCAGAAGCGTCAGCGGACCCTCGACATGCTGATCCGCTCGCTCTATCAAGACCTCATGCCTGACCTGCACAAG GTTCCCTTTTCTCCCCAGAACATGTTAAACAGACGGTCCTTCAGCGATGTGTTGCCCGAGTCTCCAAAGTCGGCACGTAAGAAGGAGGAGGCACGCCAGGCTGAGTTTGTCAGAATAGGGCAG GCCCTCAAGCTGAAGACCATAGTGAGAGGCGATGCGCCGACTAGCCTCGTCACCACAGGCTTGTGCAGAAAAGAA CCATGGGAGTCCCAGTTGTTCTGCAGCACATTCCCCTATGATATCGTGTGCGCTGACTCCTGGGGTCAGTCAGTGCTGGTTGCCACAGACGCAGCAGGGGTCATGCTGCTCGATG GCCCTGATCCAGCAGGGTTAGGCATTG AGCCACAGAGCCTTCCCCCAGTGCACGTGTTCGACAGAACCATGGTGGTGAAGCAGATGCACGTTCTCGAGCCTCAGGACCTGCTTATCACCCGCACTGACAAAG gaAAGGATGCTCGGCTTTATGTGTTCAGACTCAGCACAATCAAGAAAGGCCTGGAGGAGAGGCAACTAATCAGGGGCAAGTGCGACAGCCGGGAAAACAAACTGGAGAAAACGAAAG GTTGCCATTTGTACTCTATTAACACCCACCACGGCTCAGAGCTGAGGATAGTAGCAGCCATCAGGAACAAACTCCTCCTCATCACCAGGAAACATCCGCGTTTCAGCGCCGTCGCCACAGGAGCGGATTCTCCAGTGGAGGAGTTTCAGTACATACGG GAGATCTGTCTGTGCGACCCGCCGGTGGTGATGTCGCTGGTGGACGGTCCAACCGGGGAAAATGATAATATGATTTGTGTGGCCTACAAACATCAATTTGACCTGATCAATGAGAGCACTGGAGATGCCTACCGGCTTCATCACGCAGAGGCCAACAGG GTAAATTTTGTAGCGGCCATTGATGTGTATGAAGACGGGGAGGCaggtctgctgttgtgttacaACT ATATTTGTTACTATAAGAAAGTTTGTCCGTTTAACGGCTCCACACCGATGATCCAGTCCAACACCTCGGATTTCCACTTCAGCTGGAACCAGATGCCTAATGCTATTG TTTGTGCATTTCCTTACATCCTGGCCTTCACCACGGACTCCATTGAGATTCGACTAGTGGTCAATGGCAATCTTGTGTACACAGCAGTGGTCCCGGAGCTGCAGCTGGCTGCTTCGCGG TCAGACATTTATTTCGTTTCATCGGCTCCAGTGAGCTCAGCCTCCAACTGCAGTTCGAGAGACACCAGTTCCCAGAGTTCCCCACAGACGCCCACCGGCTATGAGATGCCCATGTTCCCCTCGCCGCTCGGCGATG ATTCTATACGGATCCCCTATGGTACCAAGCTTTCCCTGTACATGTCTAAGGATGCTGAAG GTGAAGCGACATGCAAGCACATTTTTAAGATCCCTCTGTGTAACTTGGTGGGCCGCAGCATCGAAAGACCCCTGAAGTCCCCTCTGGTCAACAAAGTGCTGACGACACCAGCCCCCACCATGGTGGCCCCAGCTCCCCTCATCTCTGCAACACACTCGCTTTCCTTATCCCGCATGGAGATCAAAGAAATAGCCAGTCGCACACGGAAGGAGCTGCTGG GCTTGACAGAGGAACCAAGTGGGAAATCAGACAGCGGATCAGTGAAACAGAGAAAGATGAGCAAAAAGAACACAGAGGACGAGCCCAAAGTACGAGCGCTGACGTCCACAAACAGCGACAG GCTAGCCTCACAGTCCAGCGAAGTGGATCAGGATGTCCAGCTGCACTGTTCATCCAGTTCGGAGGCGGAGCCAGAGAAGGCGGTGCTGCAGCCAGAGAGCCCGCCCCTTACCAGTGCGTTCTCCCTCTCCACATCCTTCGAAGAAGATGTCTTGGACCTAAAGTGA